The sequence below is a genomic window from Pseudomonas cremoricolorata.
TGAGGAACTGGCCCTGGTGGGCATGCTCGGGGTGGCTGCAACCGATGAAGGCATTAAGCGATGCGATGCGATGCACCAAGCCGTTTTCCAGCAGGAAGTCGAGGGCGCGGTACACCGTCGGTGGTGCGGCACGGCGGCCGTCCTGTTCGCTGAGCACGGCAAGGATGTCGTAGGCCCCCAGCGGCTTGTGGCTTTGCCAGACCAGCTCCAGCACGCGCCGGCGCAAGGCGGTCAGGCGCAGGCCCTGGCGGTTGCACAGCACATCGGCTTCGGCCAGCGCGCTGTGCACGCAGCGGGAGTGGTCATGGGGACGGTGGGCCAGCGGGGTGATGGACATGGGCAGCGACGGCTCTGGATGGAGACGTTATTATGTTACCTGTTCTGTCCAGCCGAGTATTCCCCGTGACCCGATTCCTGGCTTTTTTTGTCGCTTTTCTTACCGTCTCGGCCCATGCCGACGTGCGTGTGCTGACCAGCATCAAACCGCTTCAGCAGATCGCTGCCGCCGTCCAGGACGGCGTCGGCAGCCCCGACGTGTTGCTGCCGCCGGGCGCCTCGCCCCACCACTACGCCCTGCGCCCTTCGGATGTGCGCAAGGTGGGTTCCGCTGACCTGCTGTACTGGATCGGCGAGGACATGGAAAGCTTCCTGCCCCGCGTGCTGGGCCCGCGCAGCAAGCCTACCGTTGCGGTGATGACCCTCAAGGGCATGCACCTGCGTCATTTCGGCGAAGACAGCCACGGCCATGCTGATCAGCACGAGCATGCAGCCCATGACACTCCCCAAGCCGCCGACGAGCACGATCACGACCACCGTCCGGGCAGCCTCGACGCCCACCTGTGGCTGTCCTCCGCCAACGCCCGCGTGATCGCGGCCAAGATGGCCGCCGACCTGGCCCGGCTGGACCCGGCCAACGCCGCGCGCTACCAGGCCAACAAGAAAGCCTTCATCGAGCGACTCGACGCGCTGGATGGTCGCATCAAGGCGCGGGTAGCAGGCGTTGCCGGCAAGCCGTTCTTCGTCTTCCACGAAGCGTTCGACTACTTCGAAGCGGCCTACGGCCTCAAGCACACCGGCGTGTTCAGCGTCGCTTCAGAAGTGCAGCCCGGCGCCCAGCATGTTGCCGCGATGCGCGCGCGCCTGCAGGAAGTAGGCAAGACCTGCGTGTTCAGCGAGCCGCCGCTGCGCCCGCGCCTGGCCGAAACCCTGACCGCTGGCTTGCCGGTACGCCTGGCCGAGCTCGACGCGCTGGGCGGCACCGATCCGGTGGATGCCAACGGCTACGAGCGCTTGCTGGAAAAGCTGGGCAGCGATCTGGCCGGCTGCCTGGAACAGCTTTGAACCGCTGGGCAGGGCCGTACCGCGGCCCTGCCCTCACTCACAAGGCGAACGGCAGGTGCAGCGCGACCTGTTGCCGCTGTGCCAGGCGCACCTCGAACTCGCTCGGGTCGTGGATCATCACGTCCATGCCGGCGAACGATTTGGCGGCGATCAGCCGCGACAGCCAGAAGCGCACGCACGCGACCCGCAGCATCACCGGCCACAGCTCGGCCTCGCTTGCGGTGAAAGGGCGTAGCGCGGCGTAGGCGGCCAGCAGCGCCTGGGCGCGGGGCAGATCGATACTGCCATCGGCGCCACTGCACCAGTCATTGAGGGTGATGGCGATGTCGTACAGCATCGGCCCGGAACACGCATTGTAGAAGTCGATCACCCCGGTCAGGTGGGAGCCTTCGAACATCACGTTGTCGCGGAACAGGTCGGCGTGCAGGTTGGCTTGCGGCAGGCCGAGGATCTGCGCCTTGTGCGCGTCGATTTCCACCAGGGCCTGATCGAGCAACTGGCGTGGGGCGGCCTCCAGATCAGCAGCCAGCTCGCTGCCGGCGCTGAGCATCCATTCCAGGCCACGGTCGGTGCGGCGGGTGATGATGCGCTCGCGGGTGGCCAGGTGAATGTGTGCCAGTAGCTCGCCGACTTGAGCGCAATGCTGGTTGTTCGGGGTCTTGATGTGCTTGCCAGACAGCCGCGGTTGCAGCAGCGCCGGCTTGCCGCACAGCTCGCGCAGGGCATTGCCATCGGCATCGCGCAGTGCATAGGGCACTGGCATGTCAGCCTCGTGCAGCACGTCGAGCAGCTCGATGAAGAACGGCATGTCTTCGCTGGGGCCGCGCTCGATCAGTGTCAGGACGAACTCACCCTGCTCCAGGCTGACGAAGAAGTTGCTGTTCTCGGTGCCGGCGGCGATGCCCTGGAAATCCAGCAAACGGCCCAGTCGGTAGGGCGCGACGAAGGTTTCCAGCTCGGGCCGGGTCACGGGGGTGAAGACTGACATGATGAAAATTTGCCCATGCAGGCACTTCCACCGGGAAGTGCCGGGTTGATGTGAACGATACGCGTCAGCTTACCACTCGAAGATTTTCCACGAGGGAATCAGCATGTCCGGCTGGTCGGAGCGGACGAAGTTGCCGTCGGAGCCGTCGGCGCGTACCAGAAAGTAAGGCTTGCCGTGTTTGGGCGTGACTTTGATCGCGTACAGGAAGCCGTTTTGCCGGTATTCCTGAATGGTCCTGTCGCCTTCCGTGCGAATGGTGACCTCGGGATCGGCCGAAGGGGCCTCGTCCGCAGCGTGGCCGAGGATAGGCAGGCTGGCCATCAGGCCGACCAGTAACAGGCGATTGAATGTCCGCATGATAACCTTGTCCCTTTATCGTCAATGATTCTGGCTATTCTAGCGCCGGACCCGTCGAAAAGGTTGAATCTGCTCATGAGCCTAGCGCCCCTCGTCCTGGTGGACGGATCCTCCTATCTGTACCGCGCGTTTCATGCGCTACCGCCGCTGACCACTTCGAAGGGCAAGCCCACCGGCGCGGTGAAAGGCGTGCTGAGCATGCTCAAGGGCTTGCGCCGGCAGTACCCCGATAGCCTGTTCGCCGTGGTCTTCGACGCCAAGGGCGGGACCTTCCGCGATGCGCTGTTCGCCGAATACAAGGCCAACCGGCCGAGCATGCCCGATGATCTGCGCATGCAGGTCGAACCGCTGCATGCCAGCGTGCGCGCGCTGGGCTATCCGCTGCTGTGCGTCGAAGGCGTCGAGGCCGATGACGTCATCGGCACCCTCGCCCGCAGCAGCGCCGCGCAAGGCCGACCGGTGGTCATCTCCACCGGTGACAAGGACATGGCGCAGCTGGTGGACGAGCACATTACCCTGGTCAACACCATGACTGGCAGCGTGATGGACATCGCCGGCGTGCACGAGAAGTTCGGCGTCGGCCCTGAGCACATCATCGATTTCCTCGCGCTGATGGGCGACAAGGTGGACAACATCCCAGGGGTACCCGGCGTCGGCGAGAAGACCGCCGTCGGCCTGCTGACCGGCATCGGCGGGGGTCTGGCCGAGGTGTATGCCAACCTCGACCAGGTCGCGGGCCTGAGCATTCGCGGCGCCAAGACCCTTGCCGCCAAGCTCGAAGAGCACCGCGACGCCGCGTTCCTCTCCTACGAGCTGGCGACCATCAAGATCGACGTGCCGCTGGACATCGAAGTCGAAGCGCTGGTGTGCGCCGAGCCTGATCGCGACACCTTGCTCGAGCTCTACAACGACCTGGAGTTCAAGAGCTGGGTCGCCGAGGTACAGCGTGAGGCGGTCAAGGTCGGTGACGTCGTCGCCCCGGCCAAGGCGCCGGCGGAAAAGGTCGAAGCGAAGTACGAAACCATCCTCGACGAAGCGCGCTTCGAGCATTGGCTCGAGCGCCTGAACAACGCCTCGCTGTTCGCCTTCGACACCGAGACCACCAGCCTCGACGCGCAGCAGGCGCAACTGGTCGGCCTGTCGTTCGCCATCGAGCCCCATGAAGCCGCCTACGTGCCGCTGATGCACGACTACGAAGGCGCCCCGGCGCAGCTGGACCGTGACCGCGTGTTGCTGGCGCTCAAGCCGCTGCTGGAAAACCCGGCCAAGGGCAAGATCGGCCAGAACGCCAAGTACGACATCAACATCCTCGCCAATTGCGCGATCGGCGGCGATCCGGCCCAGGGCATCGAGATGCGCGGCGTGGCCTACGACACCCTGCTCGAATCCTACGTGCTCAACTCCACGGCCACCCGCCATGACATGGACAGCCTGGCCCTGCGTTACCTGGAGCACACCACCATCACCTTCGAAGACATCGCCGGGCGCGGTGCGAAGAAGCTGACCTTCAACCAGATTCCGCTGGAAACTGCCGGCCCCTACGCGGCCGAAGACGCCGACATCACTCTGCGCCTGCACCATGCCTTGCAGGCGCTGCTGGCCAAGACCCCAAGCGTGCAGCCGGTGCTGATGGACATCGAGATGCCGCTGGTGCCGGTGCTGGCGAAGATCGAGCGCCAGGGCGCGCTGGTCGATGCCGAACTGCTGCGGGTGCAGAGCAGCGAACTGGGCCAGAAGATGGCCGCCCTGGAGAAAGAAGCCTTCGAACTGGCCGGCGAGGCATTCAACCTCGGCTCGCCCAAGCAGCTTGGCGTGATCCTCTACGACAAGCTCGGCATGCCGATCCTCAACAAGACCTCCAAAGGCCAGGCCTCCACCGCCGAGGCGGTGCTCGCCGAACTGGCCGAGATGCAATACCCGCTGCCCAAGGTGCTGATGCAGTACCGCACTCTGAGCAAGCTCAAGAGCACCTACACCGACAAGCTGCCCGAGCAGATCAATCCGCGTACCGGGCGCGTGCATACCTCCTATCAGCAGGCGGTGGCGGCGACCGGGCGGCTGTCCTCCAGCGACCCGAACCTGCAGAACATCCCGATCCGCACCGCCGAAGGCCGGCGCATCCGCCAGGCCTTCATCGCCAGCCCCGGTTACAAACTGCTGGCGGCGGACTACTCGCAGATCGAGTTGCGCATCATGGCCCACCTGGCCAAGGACGAGGGCCTGCTGCACGCGTTCCAGAACGATCTGGACGTGCACCGCGCCACGGCTGCAGAAGTCTTCGGGGTGCCGCTGGAGTCGGTCAGCAACGACCAGCGGCGCAGCGCCAAGGCGATCAACTTCGGCCTTATC
It includes:
- a CDS encoding DUF2782 domain-containing protein — encoded protein: MRTFNRLLLVGLMASLPILGHAADEAPSADPEVTIRTEGDRTIQEYRQNGFLYAIKVTPKHGKPYFLVRADGSDGNFVRSDQPDMLIPSWKIFEW
- the polA gene encoding DNA polymerase I, whose product is MSLAPLVLVDGSSYLYRAFHALPPLTTSKGKPTGAVKGVLSMLKGLRRQYPDSLFAVVFDAKGGTFRDALFAEYKANRPSMPDDLRMQVEPLHASVRALGYPLLCVEGVEADDVIGTLARSSAAQGRPVVISTGDKDMAQLVDEHITLVNTMTGSVMDIAGVHEKFGVGPEHIIDFLALMGDKVDNIPGVPGVGEKTAVGLLTGIGGGLAEVYANLDQVAGLSIRGAKTLAAKLEEHRDAAFLSYELATIKIDVPLDIEVEALVCAEPDRDTLLELYNDLEFKSWVAEVQREAVKVGDVVAPAKAPAEKVEAKYETILDEARFEHWLERLNNASLFAFDTETTSLDAQQAQLVGLSFAIEPHEAAYVPLMHDYEGAPAQLDRDRVLLALKPLLENPAKGKIGQNAKYDINILANCAIGGDPAQGIEMRGVAYDTLLESYVLNSTATRHDMDSLALRYLEHTTITFEDIAGRGAKKLTFNQIPLETAGPYAAEDADITLRLHHALQALLAKTPSVQPVLMDIEMPLVPVLAKIERQGALVDAELLRVQSSELGQKMAALEKEAFELAGEAFNLGSPKQLGVILYDKLGMPILNKTSKGQASTAEAVLAELAEMQYPLPKVLMQYRTLSKLKSTYTDKLPEQINPRTGRVHTSYQQAVAATGRLSSSDPNLQNIPIRTAEGRRIRQAFIASPGYKLLAADYSQIELRIMAHLAKDEGLLHAFQNDLDVHRATAAEVFGVPLESVSNDQRRSAKAINFGLIYGMSSFGLARQIGVDRKQSQAYIDRYFTQYPGVLAYMERTRTQAAEQGFVETLFGRRLYLPDINAKNPALRKGAERTAINAPMQGTAADIIKRAMVTVDAWLSESGLDARVILQVHDELVLEVREDQVEQVAQQIRLHMSGAAQLDVPLLVEVGIGSNWDEAH
- a CDS encoding homoserine kinase yields the protein MSVFTPVTRPELETFVAPYRLGRLLDFQGIAAGTENSNFFVSLEQGEFVLTLIERGPSEDMPFFIELLDVLHEADMPVPYALRDADGNALRELCGKPALLQPRLSGKHIKTPNNQHCAQVGELLAHIHLATRERIITRRTDRGLEWMLSAGSELAADLEAAPRQLLDQALVEIDAHKAQILGLPQANLHADLFRDNVMFEGSHLTGVIDFYNACSGPMLYDIAITLNDWCSGADGSIDLPRAQALLAAYAALRPFTASEAELWPVMLRVACVRFWLSRLIAAKSFAGMDVMIHDPSEFEVRLAQRQQVALHLPFAL
- the zur gene encoding zinc uptake transcriptional repressor Zur, with product MSITPLAHRPHDHSRCVHSALAEADVLCNRQGLRLTALRRRVLELVWQSHKPLGAYDILAVLSEQDGRRAAPPTVYRALDFLLENGLVHRIASLNAFIGCSHPEHAHQGQFLICRNCHVALELEQASISDAIVASAAAVNFQVEAQTVEIVGLCGNCRSAA
- a CDS encoding zinc ABC transporter substrate-binding protein, with amino-acid sequence MTRFLAFFVAFLTVSAHADVRVLTSIKPLQQIAAAVQDGVGSPDVLLPPGASPHHYALRPSDVRKVGSADLLYWIGEDMESFLPRVLGPRSKPTVAVMTLKGMHLRHFGEDSHGHADQHEHAAHDTPQAADEHDHDHRPGSLDAHLWLSSANARVIAAKMAADLARLDPANAARYQANKKAFIERLDALDGRIKARVAGVAGKPFFVFHEAFDYFEAAYGLKHTGVFSVASEVQPGAQHVAAMRARLQEVGKTCVFSEPPLRPRLAETLTAGLPVRLAELDALGGTDPVDANGYERLLEKLGSDLAGCLEQL